DNA sequence from the Clostridia bacterium genome:
GAAAGTTTTTGGGGATAGCTACAGGTATCGTCAGCAGTATAACGAGTACAAGAAAAAGAGGGCTGCAGAACAACGCGCCAAGGAGCGTGAAATGAAAAACGGAGAGCAAATGGAATTGGTTTAGTGCATATTCCATACAAATAACGAAAGAGAGGTAAAAAAATATGAAAATAACAGAGGTAAAAATACACCCGGTAAATACAGAAGGAAACCTTAAGGCATTTGTAAGCATAACATTGGACAAGCAGTTTGTTGTCGGTGGGTTAGCTGTGATGAATGGCACAAAAGGATTGTTTGTAAAGATGCCTAGCAGAAAAGTAGGGGATGAATATAAGGACACATGTTACCCGGTAACA
Encoded proteins:
- a CDS encoding SpoVG family protein; translation: MKITEVKIHPVNTEGNLKAFVSITLDKQFVVGGLAVMNGTKGLFVKMPSRKVGDEYKDTCYPVTKEFRQELVDTVLAEYRRVSVDSYQDNVEVEEPLPF